From Haemorhous mexicanus isolate bHaeMex1 chromosome 1, bHaeMex1.pri, whole genome shotgun sequence, one genomic window encodes:
- the ARL5B gene encoding ADP-ribosylation factor-like protein 5B isoform X2 has translation MNEVVHTSPTIGSNVEEIVVKNTHFLMWDIGGQESLRSSWNTYYSNTEFIILVVDSIDRERLSITKEELYRMLAHEDLRKAAVLIFANKQDMKGCMTAAEISAYLTLSSIKDHPWHIQSCCALTGEGLCQGLEWMTSRIGVAKRFRIPKAGILSSSLNTLQSVRVCLVKGPRRQQ, from the exons ATGAATGAAGTGGTTCATACTTCTCCAACCATAGGAAGCAATGTAGAAGAAATAGTGGTGAAAAACACTCATTTCTTGATGTGGGATATTGGAGGACAAGAATCATTACGGTCATCGTGGAATACCTATTATTCAAACACAGAG TTCATCATTCTGGTTGTTGACAGCATTGATAGAGAGCGACTTTCTAttacaaaagaagaactttATAGAATGCTGGCTCATGAG GATTTACGGAAGGCTGCGGTTCTCATCTTTGCAAACAAGCAGGACATGAAAGGCTGCATGACAGCTGCTGAGATATCGGCGTACCTCACCCTCAGCTCCATAAAGGATCACCCGTGGCACATTCAGTCCTGCTGTGCTTTGACAGGAGAGGG ATTATGTCAAGGCTTGGAGTGGATGACTTCCCGTATTGGA GTGGCAAAGAGGTTCAGGATCCCCAAGGCAGGGATTCTTTCCAGCTCTTTAAACACACTGCAGTCAGTAAG AGTCTGCCTTGTGAAAGGGCCCAGAAGGCAACAGTGA
- the ARL5B gene encoding ADP-ribosylation factor-like protein 5B isoform X1, whose amino-acid sequence MGLIFAKLWSLFGSQEHKVIIVGLDNAGKTTILYQFLMNEVVHTSPTIGSNVEEIVVKNTHFLMWDIGGQESLRSSWNTYYSNTEFIILVVDSIDRERLSITKEELYRMLAHEDLRKAAVLIFANKQDMKGCMTAAEISAYLTLSSIKDHPWHIQSCCALTGEGLCQGLEWMTSRIGVAKRFRIPKAGILSSSLNTLQSVRVCLVKGPRRQQ is encoded by the exons ATGGGCCTAATCTTCGCCAAGCTTTGGAGCCTCTTCGGTAGCCAAG aGCATAAAGTAATCATAGTGGGACTTGATAATGCTGGAAAGACTACTATTCTTTACCAGTT CTTAATGAATGAAGTGGTTCATACTTCTCCAACCATAGGAAGCAATGTAGAAGAAATAGTGGTGAAAAACACTCATTTCTTGATGTGGGATATTGGAGGACAAGAATCATTACGGTCATCGTGGAATACCTATTATTCAAACACAGAG TTCATCATTCTGGTTGTTGACAGCATTGATAGAGAGCGACTTTCTAttacaaaagaagaactttATAGAATGCTGGCTCATGAG GATTTACGGAAGGCTGCGGTTCTCATCTTTGCAAACAAGCAGGACATGAAAGGCTGCATGACAGCTGCTGAGATATCGGCGTACCTCACCCTCAGCTCCATAAAGGATCACCCGTGGCACATTCAGTCCTGCTGTGCTTTGACAGGAGAGGG ATTATGTCAAGGCTTGGAGTGGATGACTTCCCGTATTGGA GTGGCAAAGAGGTTCAGGATCCCCAAGGCAGGGATTCTTTCCAGCTCTTTAAACACACTGCAGTCAGTAAG AGTCTGCCTTGTGAAAGGGCCCAGAAGGCAACAGTGA